From the Solanum lycopersicum chromosome 10, SLM_r2.1 genome, one window contains:
- the LOC112940184 gene encoding LOW QUALITY PROTEIN: putative F-box protein At1g20795 (The sequence of the model RefSeq protein was modified relative to this genomic sequence to represent the inferred CDS: inserted 2 bases in 1 codon; deleted 2 bases in 1 codon) yields the protein MFFLIHSKKGIERTKRMRNDNRAEEHNSLSESIEMPDAMVMEIISRLPLKFVFQCKILSKNFKGMISLLEFSKTLFHRQKVTSSQLIYLIHDGRLLREFPKISLNPITQSVTRLCYGVEILASCDDLLILEFERIRCYCIFNPLTGEHQLIPYPNSPRHELKKIGLAVDYPTSNQYQLVYISNLVQNXNLFYKFHLLSKRSDLWREIQSRTNTFISLPYGSPPVHWHNFLYFLRSDGSVLALDTKNEEALLIDRSDFIDLYDISYGKTFTSREMNGNDIWLGRAQGLLTFVCILRKHIVNGIFDRASSRWGVFHTLEKFVLSPDDDIIVFLVWIDNKKVSFLVQRPPTQYHDLYEYDTNINGYKNVAVMDKVDYPMYCFHQTLACFHMTPSNIVTIAQQLSIAERLDDLRRFILQDTSEEEVGGGGGGREEEEEEEEEEETL from the exons atgtttttcttaataCACTCGAAAAAGGGAATAGaaagaactaaaagaatgagaaatGACAACAGAGCAGAGGAACACAATAGTCTATCAGAGAGTATTGAAATGCCGGATGCTATGGTGATGGAGATTATCTCCCGCTTGCCTTTGAAGTTTGTTTTTCAATGTAAAATTCtatccaaaaattttaaaggCATGATATCTcttcttgaattttcaaaaactttATTCCACCGTCAA AAAGTCACGTCTTCACAACTCATCTATTTAATTCATGATGGGAGATTGCTGAGAGAATTCCCAAAAATCTCCCTAAATCCTATCACTCAATCTGTGACAAGGCTATGTTATGGCGTAGAGATTTTAGCTTCATGTGATGATTTGCTTATCCTTGAGTTTGAGAGAATTAGGTGTTACTGCATATTCAATCCCTTAACTGGAGAGCATCAACTGATTCCATATCCGAATTCTCCTAGACATGAGTTAAAAAAGATAGGCCTAGCTGTTGATTACCCTACTTCAAATCAATACCAATTGGTATACATAAGTAACCTTGTGCAAAA TAACTTGTTCTACAAATTTCACTTGCTTTCAAAGCGATCTGACTTGTGGCGTGAAATCCAATCGAGAACCAATACTTTCATATCCTTACCTTACGGTAGTCCACCTGTTCATTGGcacaattttttgtattttcttagaAGTGACGGTAGTGTCCTAGCCCTTGATACAAAGAATGAAGAGGCTTTACTCATCGACCGTTCGGACTTTATTGATCTTTATGATATTAGCTATGGGAAAACTTTCACTAGTAGGGAAATGAATGGTAATGATATATGGCTAGGGAGGGCGCAAGGTTTACTTACCTTTGTATGCATTTTAAGAAAACACATAGTAAATGGGATTTTTGACAGAGCAAGCAGCCGTTGGGGGGTTTTCCACACTTTGGAAAAGTTTGTTTTAAGTCCGGATGATGATATTATCGTCTTTCTAGTTTGGATTGACAACAAAAAAGTGTCTTTTCTGGTACAACGTCCCCCAACACAGTATCATGATCTATACGAGTATGATACCAACATCAATGGGTACAAAAATGTTGCAGTCATGGACAAAGTTGATTATCCCATGTATTGCTTCCATCAAACATTAGCTTGTTTCCATATGACGCCCTCCAATATTGTAACCATTGCTCAGCAGTTGTCTATTGCAGAAAGGTTGGATGACCTCAGAAGATTTATTCTCCAAG ATACATCAGAAGAAGAAgttggaggaggaggaggaggaagagaagaagaagaagaagaagaagaagaagaagaaacattGTAA
- the LOC112940082 gene encoding probable LRR receptor-like serine/threonine-protein kinase At3g47570 — protein sequence MWSETRKSHPVACLTWIKSQISENPSRVFASWNDSVCFCQWVGVKCDLRHERVIQLNLEGIRLAGEIPVNLSHCVNLQNLVLDHDTLVEQIPYQVESLKKSSKHLEYNRLIVDEDLTAQFSYASPEIGMGSKVSIKGDMYSFGILVLEIFTRRRPTDDTLFQASSSLHDLVETALPEKLWRF from the exons ATGTGGTCTGAGACACGGAAGAGTCATCCGGTTGCTTGCCTTACTTGGATCAAGTCCCAAATAAGTGAGAATCCATCAAGAGTTTTCGCCTCTTGGAATGATTCTGTTTGTTTCTGTCAGTGGGTTGGAGTAAAATGTGATCTGAGACACGAAAGAGTCATCCAGTTGAATCTCGAAGGGATAAGGCTGGCAG GGGAAATTCCAGTTAATCTATCACATTGTGTTAACCTCCAGAACCTTGTCCTGGACCACGACACTCTTGTGGAACAGATTCCTTACCAAGTTGAATCTTTAAAGAA atcatcaaaacacctagaatataacaGACTCATTGTTGATGAAGATCTCACAGCTCAGTTTAGCTATGCATCTCCAG AAATTGGCATGGGTAGTAAGGTCTCCATTAAAGGAGATATGTATAGTTTTGGGATTCTCGTATTGGAGATATTCACTAGAAGAAGACCCACAGACGACACTTTGTTCCAAGCAAGCTCTAGCCTCCACGACTTAGTTGAAACAGCATTGCCAGAGAAGTTATGGAGATTCTAG